One genomic window of Streptomyces sp. WP-1 includes the following:
- a CDS encoding MsnO8 family LLM class oxidoreductase, with protein sequence MSSSVIARTRFSVLDRSRIRQGHSAAEALRDTVALAREAEALGYHRFWVSEHHGVPGVAGSAPTVLAAAVAAATRTVRVGTGGVMLPNHRPLVVAEQFGVLESLFPGRIDMGLGRSVGFTDGVRRALGRDKGDAEEFGAQLGELLDWFSGASPTGVRARPADGLRVPPFVLALGEGAEIAARAGLPLVIGDLRGRERLLRGIERYRAGFRPSPWSAEPYVVISGTVAVAGTEEAARRLLVPEAWSMAYARTHGTFPPLAPAEETEARSLTAREREAYDAQLAGQLAGTPDQVAHELEAVLKETGAAEVLVTTSSYDRTALLDSYRALAALFAPAP encoded by the coding sequence GTGAGCAGTTCAGTGATCGCCCGGACCAGGTTCTCCGTCCTCGACCGTTCGCGGATCCGGCAGGGGCACTCGGCCGCCGAGGCGCTGCGGGACACCGTGGCGCTGGCGCGGGAGGCGGAGGCGCTCGGCTACCACCGGTTCTGGGTGTCCGAGCACCACGGTGTGCCCGGTGTCGCCGGTTCCGCGCCGACCGTGCTGGCCGCCGCCGTGGCCGCCGCCACCCGGACCGTCCGGGTGGGCACCGGCGGGGTGATGCTGCCCAACCACCGGCCGCTGGTCGTCGCCGAGCAGTTCGGGGTGCTGGAGTCGCTGTTCCCGGGGCGGATCGACATGGGGCTCGGGCGTTCGGTGGGCTTCACGGACGGGGTGCGCCGGGCGCTCGGCCGGGACAAGGGCGACGCGGAGGAGTTCGGGGCCCAGCTCGGCGAACTGCTCGACTGGTTCTCCGGGGCGTCCCCCACGGGGGTGCGCGCCCGGCCCGCGGACGGTCTGCGGGTGCCACCGTTCGTGCTGGCCCTCGGCGAGGGCGCCGAGATCGCGGCGCGGGCCGGACTGCCCCTGGTCATCGGGGACCTGCGGGGCCGGGAGCGGCTGCTGCGCGGCATCGAGCGCTACCGTGCCGGGTTCCGCCCCTCCCCCTGGTCGGCCGAGCCGTACGTGGTGATCTCCGGGACGGTCGCGGTCGCCGGCACCGAGGAGGCGGCGCGGCGGCTGCTGGTCCCGGAGGCGTGGTCGATGGCGTACGCCCGCACGCACGGCACCTTCCCGCCGCTCGCCCCGGCCGAGGAGACCGAGGCCCGGTCGCTGACCGCGCGGGAGCGGGAGGCGTACGACGCCCAGCTCGCCGGGCAGCTCGCGGGCACCCCGGACCAGGTCGCGCACGAGCTGGAGGCGGTGCTGAAGGAGACCGGCGCGGCCGAGGTCCTGGTCACGACCAGCAGCTACGACCGTACGGCGCTGCTGGACTCCTACCGGGCGCTGGCCGCGCTCTTCGCCCCCGCTCCCTGA
- a CDS encoding antitoxin yields MSFMDKLKGMIKGHESQADKGIDKGGDYIDQRTGNKYQKQVDTAQDKARDEFGTRQDPGNPPRP; encoded by the coding sequence ATGTCCTTCATGGACAAGCTCAAGGGCATGATCAAGGGCCACGAAAGCCAGGCCGACAAGGGCATCGACAAGGGCGGGGACTACATCGACCAGCGCACCGGCAACAAGTACCAGAAGCAGGTCGACACCGCTCAGGACAAGGCGCGGGACGAGTTCGGCACCCGGCAGGACCCGGGCAACCCTCCGCGGCCCTAG
- a CDS encoding dodecin: MTNHTYRVTEIVGTSHEGLDQAIRNGITRAGRTLRNLDWFEVTQVRGQIEDGRIEHYQVGLKVGFRIEDGD; this comes from the coding sequence ATGACGAACCACACCTACCGGGTCACCGAGATCGTCGGCACCTCGCACGAGGGCCTCGACCAGGCCATCCGCAACGGCATCACGCGCGCCGGCCGGACGCTGCGCAACCTGGACTGGTTCGAGGTGACGCAGGTCCGCGGCCAGATCGAGGACGGCCGCATCGAGCACTACCAGGTGGGCCTGAAGGTGGGCTTCCGCATCGAGGACGGCGACTGA